Genomic segment of Aliarcobacter trophiarum LMG 25534:
TTTCGTTCTGTAAAAAAAATAAAAATAGTCTCAAGATTTTCAATAATCTCTTGAACTTTTTTATTTCTATAAGCCATCTCAAATATCATCATATAAGTAAAATCTTTTTTATTTAAATTCTCTATATATTTGTATATTTTTCTATATGGAGTATCATCATGTTTTTTATAATAATCATCATCTTCAGGGTTGTCACTATAATCATCGATGTTAGTTTCAAAATCTTGAAGTTTATATAAAATATCATGTGCACTTTCATATTTTTTATCCATAAATATATCCAATATTTTTTTGATATAATATCAAGTGTAGAGTTAAATTGACATATAAATAATTTTGATGTGCTAGTTCTAACATATTTAATTAAAGCATTATAAATATGTGTTTGTTAAGAAGTATAAAAAATAAAGTAACATAAAGAGTAACATAAGACAAAAATGAGTGGATTTAAAGTTTTTGTTCAATTTACTAATTTTATTATATTAGATAAGATATATGCAATAAAAATTAATTATTATTATATTTTTATAGTATTTAAACTCACATAATTATATAGTTTTGAAGTTTTTAAAGCTAATCTCTAAATGGTTTATAAAACTTTTCATGGGCAAGTTCTAGCATCTGTTTATCTCCACTACTATCACCATAAGCATAAATATAATCAAAATTTTCTAAATCATAGAGTTCTTTAATACGATTTACTTTTTCTTGTCCGTAGCAGTTTTTGCTTAGTAGTTTTCCTGTGACTCTATCATCTTTTATCTCTAGTTTTGTAGCTAGTAGTTCAAAGCCATTTTTTTCACACCAAGGGTAAAGCCAACACTCTATAGATGCTGAGACTATGACTATTTTATGATTTTGTTTTTTGTGCCAACTGAGTTTTTCCATCGCCTTTTGTCTCAAAATCTCATCAATATGTTTTAATGAATAATCATTGGCTACTTTTTTAAACTCTTTTTGGCTACAACCTTTAAAAAACCAAGAAAGCATCTTTTGTTTTGCTTTGTAGTTTGGTATGAGTTTTAGTTTGTAAGCTACTAAAATAGGAGATAAAACAATAAGACCAATGATAAACCTCACATCACCAACAACAAACCTAATAAACTTTAAAAGGCTGTCATCTGTTGTGATAGTTCCGTCGAAGTCAAAGAGGGCTAGTGTCATTTAAAGTTCTTTTCTAATTCTTTAGTATCAATAAATTGAGAGGTTATTCGTATCCATATTCCATTTTTAAGTCTTTTATAATTTGTCTGCTTAGATAAATAATATCTTGACTTACCCCATTCATCTGCTATTAAATCAGGTTGTAACTTACCAATACTATATTCATAATTCCATTTATTATGCCCAGGTCTAAACTTTGTTGCTGGAGGTAGTTTGGCTATATGTGAGTCACTTTTACCTAAAAGGTCTAAAGTATTTCTATCTGAGTAATATGGTATTTGACCTGTCGCATGTACTGCGACAATTACATCCTTATCAGTATTTTTATTTATATGTACGCCTAACTTAGCTCTCCAAATATCAGATTTTAGTAATGGTATATTATCAGTCATTGACTTATACCATGGCTCTGAACTGATAATTATAAGGGTTGCCCCCCCTAATAACAGTACAGTTAAATTACTAACTTGAGGGTTGCTATTAATTTTTATTCTTTTAAGGTCTTCAATAAATTTTATTATTACTATACTAAAGATTATAAACAGTGCTGGCATACCTTGTGTTATAAATCTATTAGCTGCATCAACCTGTGGTATATTATATGGTTCAGCATAGTCTCCACCTACATAAATTGAGTAAGTAACTTGAATAAAGAATAAACCTAACAGTAAAAATGTTTTTTTATTTCGTAACTCTTTGTAATAAACTAAGCCACCAATAATAACGAAAAGCAGAGGAGAAAATTCTCTAATAGCATAATCAAAAAATACATTAATACCTAATTGGATTTTTTCCAAACTTGAGACACCTACTACTTTTAAATGATAGGTATTTGGTAGTATATCTCCAAAGTATAGATACTGAAAACTTAAAAGACCAAGTAAAGCAAAAATATAAAAAGCAACTGGAATTAGATTTATCTTAAACTTTTTCTTCTCCAATGATACAAAGAAAAGATATAAAATTATCAATCCAATCTGAGTAGCACTATCAAATCTTGTAATAATTGCCCCAAACATTAACAGACCAACTATAAAAGCATGTTTGTAACTTTGAGTAACTGCCAGTTTATAAGCAAAAAACACTGATAAGTATACTAATAAAGTGACTAAACCCACTTCCATACCTCGTAAAGTCCAGAAGACCAAAGGAAAGTAAAATGTTGTAATGATTGCGGTAAGTAAGGCAGCTTGTTTTGAAGAGGCATAAAGATTACGTGTAATAGCGTAAACAATTGACACTACTGATAATAATATTACGATTGAAGTAATCATTACTAAAAATGATATTTTTGAAGGATCTACTGGTAAAAGATGCAACAATGACATATATAGCATCCAACCCATATTGGTAAAACCTTGCACAGGTGCTTCTCCAATATTCCAGACCATACCATATCCATCTGCTAGATGTTTTGCATAGTTCATGCTTATCATTGCATCATCGACTAAAGTGAAATACATTTGTCCATCAATAAAAAAGATGGTTTTATAGATAAAGTATGTATAAAAAGATATTGCTAATAAAATCAGTGCAAGAAATGATTTATTACTACTGAAATATTTACTACTCATTCTCTGTCCTCCTAAAATTTATGTAATTTTCTATACTCATCAAAAGAAATAATTTTTAATGAGGGGTCTTTAATCTGTAATGATTTTATATTACTTTGACGAATAAATGTGACTGAACCACCTTTTGAAAAAACAAAATTATTATTTTTTACAACTACATCAAACTTAACTTTATTTTTTTTCGAATGTCTATCAAATTCTTTAGCAAAACCAGATGTATTAACATATTGAATAATATAATTATCAGCAAACATACATGACCATTTTCTTTTTCCAAAAGCATTTCCCCGTAAATTTTCATCTCTTCCAACACATGGATTGACTAAACCATGGAAATCTTTAATTATTAGTGAGTTAGCACCATAAGGTAAAGCACCAGCTACAGCGGTAACATAAACTTCATTTGAAGTCAACATAGAATTCCAGTATTGTGCAACTTCTTTTGCAGAACTATAGTAATAAGATCTGTCAAAATAAAATCTATGCTTATCAGAAGTAGAAAACAATCCAAAATATGTTGATATTGCTATCAAAGAGAAGAAGAGAGCTTTTTGTAGGATAGATACAGTATAGTTAATTTTTAGCCTTGAGAAAATCATAAAAAATATTAATAAAAGAATTGGTGCAAATGGAGTAAGCATCCTAAATCCAGGCATCCAGTCTCCACCATTTTGAATAGCTATTAAACAAGAACCACCAAAGAGAAAGATAACAGGGATTACAACAAAAAGAAGTTCCTTCTTTAGTTTGAGAAAAAATACTAAAATAAATACAGGTACTAATGCAATTAAATTAGTTGTTGTAAAAAAGTTAATTACATATGTCCAACCAGTTTTATTTTGTAATAATATCCATATAGATTCTAAATCTTTTATTTTTCCACTAGATTTTGCTTCAACACTTAATGGAGTTAACTCTCCAAAATATAAATATCTAAATAAAAATACAGAAAATAATGTTATTACAAAAGTAATTAATGGTAACCATTTTATATATTTGGAGTAGTTTCCATTTTTGAAATGTATTACTGTATAACTTACAGCTACAACAATGGCATATAAAAATCCTTCAAATCTATTTAAAATCAATAGCATTAATAATATAGACATTATCCATGCATTTCTTTTATTTAATGGTTTAGTTAAATAATATACACAAAAGTAGAGTATCGCCATTTGTAAAAATGTTTCAAGACCATTGAACATACTATGCCAAAAGTAATCTCCAAGTATAAAAAATGATATAAAGAATACAACTAGTAATGAGTTAATATTTAAAGTTTTTGTTGCATAGTGATATAAATGTATTAATACAAATCCAATGATTATTGTGGCAAAGTAATATGTAGAGTTCTCGATAGGGAGTAATCCTAAAACATGAAAAATTGAAGTAATTATTGTCCATAAAGGATTTGAAAATCCTTCAATAGGCATTTCTCCAATATTCCAAGCAAATAGATAACCTTCTGCAGTATTTTTCGCAAATCTATAAGTTATATAAGCATCATCCATATATCTACCGCTAAATGTGAGTACCCCATAAATATAAATAGAAATCAATAATATTAAAGATGTTGTATAATTATTTATTTTTAATAATTGATTTTTTATAGTATCAATCATTATACACTCATCCTCTTAAACACCACCTCTGGTATATGTTTAATTATAAGCATAATCAACCTCCATATACCTTTAGTATATAAAATATCTTTTTCTTTTTTTTGAGCATTATAAATATCATTTGCCATATCTTCTGGCTGTGCTGTTAGTTTCTCTGGTAGGTCTAGGTCTTGTGTCATTTTTGTAGCTACAAATCCAGGTTTTATAGTCAGAACTTGAACTTTGCTTTCAAATAGTCTATTTCTAAGACCACTTAAATACGCACTAAAAGCCGCTTTAGAAGAGCCATAAATATAATTAGCTTTTCTTCCTCTATCTCCAGCAACTGAACTAACTCCTACTATAAAGCCATTTTTACTTTTCTCCATATCATTTGAGACGATATTTAAAATACTAACAGCTCCTGTAAAATTTACATTTATAGTATTTAATGTTTTAGTAAAATCATTCTCACACTCTTTTTGTTCAGCCATATAACCAGCAGCTACTATCACACCCAAAGGTTTTGGCTCTAGTGAATTATAAAAATCACTATGTGTCTCAAACTTTGCTATATCAAACTCTTTTAAAACCACTTCAACATTTGACCTTATTTTTATATCATTTGCCAAATCTTTTAAATCTTCACTCTGTCTTGAAGCTAAATATAGGTTGTAGCCATTTTTTGCATAAACTCTTGCAACCTCTTTTGCTATATCGCTTTTAGCACCTATTATTAATACATAACTCATTTTGTTAAATTTTTTCTCAATAATTTTAAACCAAATTTAAAATAATTTTTTAAAATTTTTGGATTATTAAAACAATCTTTTAATTTTTTTAGAATGTAGGTTGGACGAAAATGATATTTTAAAATAGCATTTTTTTTAATTTTTTCAACTTCATTTATAGAAAGATGTTTAGTACCAATTGTTGGGGCATTGAAATAATCTTTTCCCAATACAGTATGATTTATTAAACCATCTGCTTTTGCTTCATTATATAATTTTGTTCCATAATATGGTGTTGCAATATGTAATTCGACAAAATCAGCATCAACTTTAAACATTAAATCTATTGTATCTTGAATGTGTTGCTTTGTTTCCCAAGGTAATCCAATAAGATAAAATCCATATATTTTAAGCCCAACTTCTTTTGCATATTTTGCTGCAATTAAATTGTCAGCAACTTTAGCTCCTTTTTTTATTCTCTTCATAGTTTCTTCATTTCCTGATTCAAAACCAAATGCAACTAGCCAGCAACCAGCTTTTTTCATAATTTCAAGTGTATATTTCTCTAAAGGATTGACTCTTGAATTAGCAACCCATTCAATTTTTCCATATAATTCGGAATTAATTATATATTCACAAAGCTCTACAACCCAATCTTTATTCATTGTAAAAGTATCAGACTTGAAAAAAAAGTTTTTTATATTATGATTAATATAACAATCTTTTAACTCTTCAAAAATATTTTTCGGACTTCGTAGTCTTACTTTAGTACCAGAAATTTTTGGAGTTAAGCAGTAAGTACAAGCCGCAGCACAACCTCTTGAAGTAGTTATTGTGGCTTGTGGTTCTTGAGTATCAGGTCTTAAATATAGCTCATTATTCATTAATGTTCTATTTGGAAATTCTAAAGAATCTAAGTCTGTATCCCACTCATTAAATTTTGTTTTTGTCCATTTATTATCTTTTTTATATAAAATTCCATTTATGTTTTCTATTTTATTATCATTTATAAAAATTGAATTTAATAGTCTTGCAATA
This window contains:
- a CDS encoding HAD-IB family hydrolase is translated as MTLALFDFDGTITTDDSLLKFIRFVVGDVRFIIGLIVLSPILVAYKLKLIPNYKAKQKMLSWFFKGCSQKEFKKVANDYSLKHIDEILRQKAMEKLSWHKKQNHKIVIVSASIECWLYPWCEKNGFELLATKLEIKDDRVTGKLLSKNCYGQEKVNRIKELYDLENFDYIYAYGDSSGDKQMLELAHEKFYKPFRD
- a CDS encoding B12-binding domain-containing radical SAM protein: MNKVMLIYPPSKLYQRGEDRSQGNVEDSTATSVRACNDLGYAASMLQKNQYAVFLKDYQTEDKSFIDLENDFKAFAPDVIFMSITNATIHKDIQVCEKLKLIYKKLIIILKGSIFFDAEDEMLNQIKLDNIDYLIGGESDFIIARLLNSIFINDNKIENINGILYKKDNKWTKTKFNEWDTDLDSLEFPNRTLMNNELYLRPDTQEPQATITTSRGCAAACTYCLTPKISGTKVRLRSPKNIFEELKDCYINHNIKNFFFKSDTFTMNKDWVVELCEYIINSELYGKIEWVANSRVNPLEKYTLEIMKKAGCWLVAFGFESGNEETMKRIKKGAKVADNLIAAKYAKEVGLKIYGFYLIGLPWETKQHIQDTIDLMFKVDADFVELHIATPYYGTKLYNEAKADGLINHTVLGKDYFNAPTIGTKHLSINEVEKIKKNAILKYHFRPTYILKKLKDCFNNPKILKNYFKFGLKLLRKNLTK
- a CDS encoding SDR family oxidoreductase — encoded protein: MSYVLIIGAKSDIAKEVARVYAKNGYNLYLASRQSEDLKDLANDIKIRSNVEVVLKEFDIAKFETHSDFYNSLEPKPLGVIVAAGYMAEQKECENDFTKTLNTINVNFTGAVSILNIVSNDMEKSKNGFIVGVSSVAGDRGRKANYIYGSSKAAFSAYLSGLRNRLFESKVQVLTIKPGFVATKMTQDLDLPEKLTAQPEDMANDIYNAQKKEKDILYTKGIWRLIMLIIKHIPEVVFKRMSV